The segment GCATTGTCGCTTTGAGCGGCTATATTCCGGAATTCGTAAAAACCGAATTCCAGCAAAGCTCAATGGATGGGCTGTCACTGTTCATCTCACACGGGGAGCAGGATCAGGCACTGCCTTTTGAATGGGGGCAGGCGAGCCGGGATTATTTTGAAAGTTTGGGTGCGGATGTGACATTTAAGCACTATCCGGTACCGCATACAGTGTCACTGCAGAATTACAAGGATTTTGAGAAATGGCTGCTGGATTCACTGGCATGACCAAAAAATGAAACAGATATTAAAGGAGGAAATTACAATGACAAATAAAGCAGAAGCAAGTACAGTATTGTTGCGTGTAGTATTGGGAATCAGTTTCTTTATCCACGGATTGGTGAAATTTCAGGGAGGCATCGGCAATACAGCGGGCTGGTTTGACAGCATCGGCATCCCGGGATCTTTAGCGTATGTAGTGGCTCTAATTGAAATGGTAGGCGGATTCGCGTTGATTATTGGACTAGGTACACGAATCGTATCGGCGTTATTGGCAATAGTAATGCTTGGTGCAATTTTCACTGCGAAATTGCCAGCTGGCTTTTTAGGCGACGGTGTGGGAGCAGGATATGAACTGGACATCGCTTTCATGGCAATCGCTATTTTCCTTGCAGTGAACGGCAGCAGAATGCTGGCAGTTGATGGCATCATTTCAAAATCACAGCAAAGCAAACACGAATCCAGCCATACAGCTTAATAAAGAAAAAGAAAAAGGCGTTTCCCGTTACCTTAAAGGTGATAGGAAACGCCTTTTTTGCTTTTAACTCGAAACCATGATGATGAATTCTCTATTAAGAGCTGCTTTATGATATAGAAGAAAATGAAATAACAAGGCCGTTTTTTATTTGGAGAGAAGGGTATAGAAAAGAATAAGGCTACAATTCGAGTGAGGTCGGCATAAGCGAAAGAGCGCTAGCTTAACAGGGGAGAGGTCTCTGGAATTTTTCAAAGTATAGACTTACGATGGAGGGGTTCGCTGTGAAATCAAACTCTTCAGAAGGAAACACTTCAAACAATAAATCCGTGATGGATAAAATTACCGAGAAAGCAAAAGACGCTTTAGGGAAAAAATGAGAGCAAAAAAGTCAATTTGGAGGGCCCTTTTCAAAACGCTCCCGATGAAGGAAGGGAAGACGTGCCGCAGAGTGACAAAATCATCAAAGACCGGAAGACAGGCGAAGAAACTTATATCGAGAATACCGGAGATAAATATTAAAAAGCGTATTAGATAACCTTTGAGGTTACCCGATACGCTTTTCTTATGCTCTCCGCAGTAAAACCTTTTGCAAAAATTTCTGCGTGCGTTCTTCGGTCGGATAGGTGAAGATGTCCTCCGGTTTTCCTTGCTCGACGATATGGCCATCGGCGATGAATACAACACGGTCTGATACTTCGCGGGCAAAGTCCATTTCATGCGTAACGAGGACCATTGTCTGTCCTTCCGATGCCAGTTCTTTAATGACTGTCAGTACTTCTCCAACGAGTTCAGGATCAAGCGCAGAAGTCGGTTCATCAAACAACAGCAAATCAGGTTTTAAGGCAAGGATGCGTGCGATGGCTGCCCGCTGCTTTTGTCCACCAGACAATTGTTCGGGATACTGGTTTTTATGATCCAGTAAGCCGACTTTCTGCAGCAGTCCTTCCGCTTCAAAGACAAGTTCCTGCTTGTTTCTTTTTTGCACGACGAGCGGTGCTTCAATGATGTTTTCAATCACCGTTTTATGCGGGAATAAGTGAAAATGCTGAAACACCATACCGGAATATTGGCGGATATCGATTTTCTGCTTTTTTGTCGGAGTCTTTCCTGTAAACGCCACGTGTACATTGTTGATTTGCAGCGATCCGGCAGATGGGGTTTCCAGTAAGTTCAGACAGCGAAGCAACGTGGTTTTTCCAGAGCCGGAAGGACCGATAATACTGACGACTTCCCCTTTTTCAATTTCAAGCGAGATGGACTTCAATACTTCCAGATCTTTAAATTTTTTACTTAGGTTTTCCACTTTAATCATATTCTGTACCTCCAATCAAGCTGCCACATAACGGTTGGCTTTCTTCTCCAGATAATCCTGCAGCAGCGTGACCAGTGCACAGATTGCCCAGTAAATAAGCGCAACCAGAATATACAAAGTCAAGCTTTCATAGGTTTGTCCGACTACCACTTTTGCACGGTAAAACATTTCTGAAACCGTGATGACCATTGCAAGGGAAGTTCCTTTGATGATATCCATGAACGTGCTCGATAAAGGCGGCAAGGCAATGCGTGTCGCTTGTGGCAAGATGATGCGGGTCATAGTCTGCCAATAGCTCATCCGAAGCGTCTCCGCAGCTTCCCATTGTCCTTTGGCAACGGAAGAGATGGCGGAGCGGATGATTTCGGCTGTGTAGGCGGAAAAATGGATGCTGATGCCGATGATGGCTGCGGTCAGTGGCTCCATCTCGATGCCGACCATCGGGAAGCCGAAGTACAGGATAAACAGCATAACCAGCAGCGGTGTGCCTCGCATAAAGGAAATAAACAGACGGGCAGGCACTGAAATCAGTTTGAACCGGTTCATGCGGGCAAGGGCAACAAACAAACCCAGAACTAAGGCGAAAAACATACTGACAAGAGCAATTAAGATGGTTTGCCAAGCTCCCTCTAAAATGAAGGGAAGGGAGTCGAGTGCAATTTCTATATTGAAAAGATATTCCCATTTAAAGTCGGCCATCGGAAGACTCCTTTACTCATTATGTATAGAGGAGGAATCTGAAGATTCCTCCGAAATTTTATTCTTTTTCAAGAGGCTGGGTTACGTCAGCACCCAGGAATTTGTTTGAAATTTCCTTGATTGTGCCATCAGCCAGCAATTCTTCAAGAGCTGCATCGATTTTTTCTTTCAGCTCCGGGCTGTCTTTAGGCAATACGATTGCGCTGCTGCTGAATGAGAACTTTACCCCTTCGGCAAGTTTTAATCCTGGCTTGCCGTATTGCTCAAGAGAGCGCATCAATACGAGGTAGTCGTTCAGCGTGGCATCAACGCGCCCGTTGACGATTTCCGGAAGGACCGTGTCAGAACCTGTATAGACAATTACTTCAGCGCCTTGTTCCTGGGCGAACTTCGAGTAATTGCTTGTTGCGGAACCACCGACTTTTTTCCCTTTCAAATCCTCTACGGATTCTATGCCCGAGTTATCGCTTTCACGCACAATGGCAGAACCGTAAGAGTGCTTGATCGGAATGGTGAAATCGAATTTCTCTTTGCGCTCATCTGTGACAGAAAAATCGTTTGCTGCTATATCGATCTGGCCATTGCGGAGTGCCGGAAGCAAGCCATCAAATTCCATTTCTTTAAACTCGACTTCCAGCCCAAGTTTCTCGCCTAAAGCACGGGCTACTTCCACATCATAACCGGTCAATTCTTTCGTCGTTTCGTCGTGGTATGTAATAGGATAATAAAGACCTTCTGTTCCGACTACAATTTTTCCGGATTCCTGGATGCGCTCCCATGCGTTTTGTTCTTTGCCTTCTGTTGAAGCGGTTGCTTCGCTGGTGGATTCTTTGCTGCCGCATGCCGCCAGTAACAAACTGACTATGGCTACAACAAACAATAATAAAAAGCTTTTCGTGTTTTTCATTTTGATACACCTTCCTTTTCTATAAGTTTACTTGGTTTAATATTAATAGAATTGCCTTAACATGAAAGCAAACAAAAAGCCTCTTCCATAAGAAGAGGCTGACATGTGAAATCACATTAAATATCCGGCTCTTCTTATCTCTCAAGCTCATGCTTGTTGGAATTGGCACAGTGCTCAATTGTGAGCCCGCTGCCGAGGTTTCGCAGGGCCATTCCCTCCACCTCTCATGATAAGAACGAATTACTATTAAACTATGTAGAGAACTTTACCACCATTGTATTTAATCGTCAACATAATATTCTGATAGAATTATTTTCTTGATTTTAAATCAGCTTCTGGTTTAATGTATTCGTTTTTCTCTTTACTATGCATCCATTAAACAGAACTCGGCAAACATTTTTCAAGTTGGTAAAAAAACAAAAAAATACCTGAAAAAAAGTGATTTAAGGTAGGGAGAAGGTTAAAAAAACAATCGTATCAAGGGTTTTGAGCGATGTAAATCTGTTGACAGCAAAACAGTTTTGAATATAATTTTAAGTAGAAAGACCAGAATAAGAAGAAAGGGGTAAGAAAAAATGTGGGCGTTGAAAGTCATCGCATGGCAAGCCCAAGTTGTAGAAGGGTGGCCATAGGAAAACCGGTTGCTTTTAAAAAAGTGATTAGGATCTTGTGACTTTTGAAAAGCTGGCATTAACCAAAAATTCTTTAAAAAGGAGAAGATCACAATGAGCACTTTGTTTCCAAGAAAACAAACTGACTTATTCCCAAGCCTCTTTGGAAGCGGATTGGAATCTGACTTCTTTAATAAGTTTTTTGGGGAAAATACCTACCCTCAAGTTGATATAAGAGAGAAGAAAGATGGCTATAAATTTATGGTCGATCTTCCTGGATTCTCAAAAGAAGAAGTCGAAGTGGAGTACAAAGACGGCTATTTGGAAATCCGCGGTGAAAGAAACCGAAGCTGGGAGTCTAATGATGAAGAAGGACGCTTCGTACGCAAAGAACGTTCTTACGGTGCATTCAAGCGCAGCTTCTATATTGGTGAAATTGATGAAAAACAAATTGCAGGCTCATTTGAAAAAGGGGTATTGATGCTTGATGTGCCTAAGTCCACTGAGCAGTCACGAAAAGACAAAGGTTACCGGATTCCAATCGAATAAGGCATCGCCTCATATTCCCATTATTTATCGGGAAGCGCAAAAAGCCGGAGTGCAGCTGTAAATCAGCTGCACTCTGGTTATTTTTATTTATGCATGATAATCGGTTACCACAAAAGTTCCCGTCGTAGCAAAATTAGACATATCTTCGAAAATGCCTTCAACTTCCGATAATCCGATTTCGCGCGTCACCATTTTGCCAGGCTGCAATTTTCCAAGAGCGACTTGCTCTAAAAGAGAAGTGAAGCGGAAAGCAGGGATCCCGAGAGTGGTGATAAATGATTTCTCGGTAAGGACCATGTGATCGACTGGAATGGAGATGAATCCGGCTTCTTTCTTTGAAGTCACGCCGATTTGTAAATGGCGGCCGCCTTTTTTTAAGCTATGGATGGCCGGTACACAAGTTTCTGTGATTCCAAGGGCGTCTACGGAAACATCTGCGCCGCCTTTTGTGATTTCTTGCACGGCTTCAACAGGATCATTGTCTTTGCTGTTGATGACAAAGTCAGCACCTAATTTTTTAGCCAACGCCAGATTGGAATCATTGATATCGACTCCGATAACAAATGCGCCCATAGAAGAAGCGATATGGATGGCGGATAAGCCGATACCGCCACAGCCATAGACCACGACTTTTTCTCCTGGCATTACATTCACACGATCTACAACGCCGTGATAGGCAGTCATGAAGCGACAGCCTAACGCAGCCGCATCAGAAAAACTCAAATTGTCTGGCAAAGAAATGGCATTGCGGTCGCCTTTTGGCACGGCTACATATTCCCCATAACCGCCTTGATAAGCTGTGCCTGGAACGATAAACGAGTCACATAGCTGTGTGTTTCCCGCTATGCAATGTGGGCAGGTGCCGTCACTTCCTGAAAACGGAACGATTACACGGTCGCCGCGTTTAAAGTTTTTAATTTCGCTTCCCACTTCTTCAACAATTCCACAAAACTCATGGCCGATTACGGGCTGGACAATCCCATGATCTCCGACCCATACATGCCAGTCGCTCCGGCAAACGCCATTGGCCATCGTTTTAATAATAAGCCCATCTTTTTCAATCACAGGAACCGGGACTTCTTGTATTACTGCTTTTTGGACATCTTCAATAACTAATGCTTTCATCATTTCTCTCCTTTTTATTGAAAAATTTAATTATAAGCAATTAGATACAGAACATAAGAACTAAAAATATCAGCGCTTACATAATATAATGTTATAATATTCATAGTATTTAGTATATTCCCTATTTAGTATGGACTACCTACCCCGAAAGGAAGTGGAATTCAATGCAGATGCCTACCATTTATGACCGGTTGGAAACAATAAAAAGAATAGCTTCTCATGAGAAGCTGATCATTGAAATACTAGAGGTTTTCTCTGAAGCCTTTTCTGTTTTGGATGTCTATCTTTGCCGCTATTCCCCTATTGGCTTTTTAGGCGAAGGAGTTATTTCGCTGGAACAAAATGAAATCAAGTACATCCATGATCTGCGGTATGATATCAGGACTTTGCCGACGATTGAAGCAGCCATCTTTGAGAAAAAAGCAAAGTTTTATAAAGGCAGGGAGCTATTCGAGAAAACCAGCAGCAATTACATCATTGATTCGAATGTAAATTCTTTTCTGGTTGTCCCGCTTTTCAGCGGCCGGGCGGTTATGGGGTTTATTTATAGTTTAAGTATTAAAGAGGATGCGGATTTTACTGTGGAGGTATTAGAAGATATTACCCGGTTTGGTGAAGAAGTCGGAACAATCCTCCAGTCTTCTCTATGTGAAGGAAAACAGCAAGTATTGAGCAAGAGGGAACTGGAAGTGATGAAAGAGATTTCGTTTGGAGGTACTACCAAAGAAATTGCGGATAAAATGGGAATCAGTGAACAGACCGTGAAGCAATACGTAAAGCTGGCAATAAAAAAGATGGCTGCTACGAACCGGACCCATGCGATTGCAGAGTTATTCAGGAAAGGGATTTTGTCTTAAAGGTGTAAAGGAATTTTAAAAGCAGGCAGCTTTTCATAAAATCCGCTAATGAATTGACAAAATCAATCAAAATAAATTAGGGAACTGATAAAAATTCTGCTGGCACCACATCGAAAGCAAAAGGTCAGCTAAGGGAGGAAGCAAATTGACAAGCATGAAAAATACAATTGGGTTAACAGTGCAAATAGTAGGAATAGGAGTTATTGCCATAAACTTCTTTCGAGCCGTTGCGAGCATTGACTTGATAGGAGGCAGCTTGGCGTTTGATATTTTCATCCAAGGAGTCTTATATGGAGTATTATTGCTTGGTTTCGGTGAAGTGATTAATCTGCTGCAAGGCATTTTCAATCAACGAGAACTTGAAGATGGCCATATCCAACAGAAAACCACTGCGCTTACAAATGACAATGAAAAAATGATTTCATCAGATGTAAAACAACAAATTAAAGAAATATATACTAAGAAAAAAGTGGAAATTGAAAGCATTGAAGAAACTCCCTATGAAGGATACGCAATTGTGCATTATCAGGGGAAACGGGACATCATAGATTTAAATGGCTTTCATCCGAGGATTTTGGCGGATCAAGAAGTGAAGAATCATAGCGGATTGAAGGAGCTCATGGAAAGAGAACAATAACAATAAAAAGAACTGCCTTTTATAAAACAAAAGGGCAGTTCTTTTGGTTATTTCCAGCAGCTATCACAGCATCTCTTTCAAATACCCGTAACCCTCAGCTTCCATCTCCGCTTCAGGTATGAACAAGATCGATGCACTATTGATGCAATAGCGCAGACCGCCTTTGTCTTTTGGCCCGTCGTTAAAGACATGGCCAAGATGGCTGTCGCCGGAGCGGCTCCGGACTTCGATGCGTGTCATATTAAAGTTGGTATCTTTATGCTCGGTTACTACATCCGGCTCAATCGGCTGAGTGAAGCTTGGCCAGCCGCATTTGGAATCGTATTTATCCCGGGAAGAGAAAAGCGGTTCGCCCGTCGCTACGTCCACGTAAATACCTGGCTCGTAATTATCCCAGTATTCATTGGAGTAGGCGAATTCGGTGTCATTTTCCTGTGTCACATTGTACTGGGCATCTGTCAGTTTGGCTTTCAGTTCCTCGTCGCTCGGTTTCGGGTAAAGTGCAGCATCGATCAATGCCGGCACTTTCTGATCTTCAAGCGAGTCAAATTCAACGTGGCAATAGCCGTTCGGATTTTTCTCAAGGTAATCCTGATGGTATTCTTCGGCAAGGTAATAATGTTCAAGCGGTTCGACTTCGGTTACAATCGGGTCGTCGTATTTAGGTGCTTCATTCGCCATCACTTTTTCAATGACGGAGCGGTCCGCTTCATCTTCGAAATAAACTCCAGTGCGGTATTGTTCACCGCGGTCATTGCCTTGCTGATTCAACAGCGTCGGGTCGATAATCATAAAATAGTGGGACAGCAGCTTTTCAAGGTCTACACGTTCCGGGTCATAACGGACGTGGACCGTTTCCGCATGCCCAGTGTTTTTCCGTGTCACTTCTTCATAAGTCGGGTTTTCGGTGTTGCCGTTGGCATAGCCGGAAGTCACGTCATAAACGCCGAAAACACGCGCCATATAAGCTTCGACTCCCCAAAAACAGCCGCCGGCAAACCAAATATCCTTCAAATTATTGGTATCAAACGTTAACTCCTTATTCGGATTATCGGGAAATCGGGATTCGGACCCAGCCGCAGTTGTTTCACTTGCCGGATTGAAGTTTGGGACAGAACAGCCGGCTAACAGCAGCATCAATAGTAACATAAAGGCTTTTTTGAAGTTCATCTCTTAATGGCCGCCTTTCATTATTGGATGCTTTCAAAGCTCTCATAAATTTGCGCGTTGCTGAAATGCCCCGGTGAACTTTTTACCAGTACACCATCAGAACCGATATAGACGGAAGTCGGGTAGGCGAGTACACCATATTCTTCAAAAACAGCGCCACCTTCATCCAATAAAACTGTGATGTTCGAAGCATTCTCAACACCGCCAAACCATTTGGCGAAAGACTCGCTGTCTTTTTCAGCATTAGAACTCGGTGATACGATGGTTAACACTTCAAAGTCCGTGTCTTCACCTGCAAGTGTATTCAGTTCTTCCATGCCGGCAAGGCAGATAGAACACCAAGAAGCCCAAAACTTCACATACACTTTTTTACCGGCATATTCGGTAAGGTCATGCTGGTTGCCTTCCAAATCGACTAAATCAAAAACGGGTGCTTGTTTGCCGGCATTCATAGGTTGTACAGTGGCCGTAGATGTGGCCTGATTGCTGGAGCAGCTGGCTAAGACAAAAGC is part of the Planococcus shenhongbingii genome and harbors:
- a CDS encoding transporter substrate-binding domain-containing protein, producing MKNTKSFLLLFVVAIVSLLLAACGSKESTSEATASTEGKEQNAWERIQESGKIVVGTEGLYYPITYHDETTKELTGYDVEVARALGEKLGLEVEFKEMEFDGLLPALRNGQIDIAANDFSVTDERKEKFDFTIPIKHSYGSAIVRESDNSGIESVEDLKGKKVGGSATSNYSKFAQEQGAEVIVYTGSDTVLPEIVNGRVDATLNDYLVLMRSLEQYGKPGLKLAEGVKFSFSSSAIVLPKDSPELKEKIDAALEELLADGTIKEISNKFLGADVTQPLEKE
- a CDS encoding response regulator transcription factor encodes the protein MQMPTIYDRLETIKRIASHEKLIIEILEVFSEAFSVLDVYLCRYSPIGFLGEGVISLEQNEIKYIHDLRYDIRTLPTIEAAIFEKKAKFYKGRELFEKTSSNYIIDSNVNSFLVVPLFSGRAVMGFIYSLSIKEDADFTVEVLEDITRFGEEVGTILQSSLCEGKQQVLSKRELEVMKEISFGGTTKEIADKMGISEQTVKQYVKLAIKKMAATNRTHAIAELFRKGILS
- the msrB gene encoding peptide-methionine (R)-S-oxide reductase MsrB, producing MNFKKAFMLLLMLLLAGCSVPNFNPASETTAAGSESRFPDNPNKELTFDTNNLKDIWFAGGCFWGVEAYMARVFGVYDVTSGYANGNTENPTYEEVTRKNTGHAETVHVRYDPERVDLEKLLSHYFMIIDPTLLNQQGNDRGEQYRTGVYFEDEADRSVIEKVMANEAPKYDDPIVTEVEPLEHYYLAEEYHQDYLEKNPNGYCHVEFDSLEDQKVPALIDAALYPKPSDEELKAKLTDAQYNVTQENDTEFAYSNEYWDNYEPGIYVDVATGEPLFSSRDKYDSKCGWPSFTQPIEPDVVTEHKDTNFNMTRIEVRSRSGDSHLGHVFNDGPKDKGGLRYCINSASILFIPEAEMEAEGYGYLKEML
- a CDS encoding zinc-binding dehydrogenase, with amino-acid sequence MMKALVIEDVQKAVIQEVPVPVIEKDGLIIKTMANGVCRSDWHVWVGDHGIVQPVIGHEFCGIVEEVGSEIKNFKRGDRVIVPFSGSDGTCPHCIAGNTQLCDSFIVPGTAYQGGYGEYVAVPKGDRNAISLPDNLSFSDAAALGCRFMTAYHGVVDRVNVMPGEKVVVYGCGGIGLSAIHIASSMGAFVIGVDINDSNLALAKKLGADFVINSKDNDPVEAVQEITKGGADVSVDALGITETCVPAIHSLKKGGRHLQIGVTSKKEAGFISIPVDHMVLTEKSFITTLGIPAFRFTSLLEQVALGKLQPGKMVTREIGLSEVEGIFEDMSNFATTGTFVVTDYHA
- a CDS encoding TlpA family protein disulfide reductase → MNVPIKIFFAAVLAFVLASCSSNQATSTATVQPMNAGKQAPVFDLVDLEGNQHDLTEYAGKKVYVKFWASWCSICLAGMEELNTLAGEDTDFEVLTIVSPSSNAEKDSESFAKWFGGVENASNITVLLDEGGAVFEEYGVLAYPTSVYIGSDGVLVKSSPGHFSNAQIYESFESIQ
- a CDS encoding amino acid ABC transporter permease, producing MADFKWEYLFNIEIALDSLPFILEGAWQTILIALVSMFFALVLGLFVALARMNRFKLISVPARLFISFMRGTPLLVMLFILYFGFPMVGIEMEPLTAAIIGISIHFSAYTAEIIRSAISSVAKGQWEAAETLRMSYWQTMTRIILPQATRIALPPLSSTFMDIIKGTSLAMVITVSEMFYRAKVVVGQTYESLTLYILVALIYWAICALVTLLQDYLEKKANRYVAA
- a CDS encoding amino acid ABC transporter ATP-binding protein, whose amino-acid sequence is MIKVENLSKKFKDLEVLKSISLEIEKGEVVSIIGPSGSGKTTLLRCLNLLETPSAGSLQINNVHVAFTGKTPTKKQKIDIRQYSGMVFQHFHLFPHKTVIENIIEAPLVVQKRNKQELVFEAEGLLQKVGLLDHKNQYPEQLSGGQKQRAAIARILALKPDLLLFDEPTSALDPELVGEVLTVIKELASEGQTMVLVTHEMDFAREVSDRVVFIADGHIVEQGKPEDIFTYPTEERTQKFLQKVLLRRA
- a CDS encoding Hsp20/alpha crystallin family protein, whose product is MSTLFPRKQTDLFPSLFGSGLESDFFNKFFGENTYPQVDIREKKDGYKFMVDLPGFSKEEVEVEYKDGYLEIRGERNRSWESNDEEGRFVRKERSYGAFKRSFYIGEIDEKQIAGSFEKGVLMLDVPKSTEQSRKDKGYRIPIE
- a CDS encoding DoxX family protein; the encoded protein is MTNKAEASTVLLRVVLGISFFIHGLVKFQGGIGNTAGWFDSIGIPGSLAYVVALIEMVGGFALIIGLGTRIVSALLAIVMLGAIFTAKLPAGFLGDGVGAGYELDIAFMAIAIFLAVNGSRMLAVDGIISKSQQSKHESSHTA